The DNA region AATCGTCTCGTACCGGAAAAACGGGAACACGGAACGAAAAGGATTTTTAGGAAATCCTTTTCGTTTTAAAAAATCAAACCGATACCTACTTTATAGAAACTAGAGGAAAAAATGACGTTCTCAAAAAGCTTTAGTCTGAACTCCACTACGGAACTGAGTCCGGACTCCCCTCCTTTTATCGTCGCGGAAATCGGATTGAATCATAACGGAGATCTCGAAATCGGAAAGAAGACGATCCGCGCCGCCAAGAAAGCCGGGGCAAATGCGGTGAAATTTCAGACGTACCGCACGGAGGATTTCATCGATCTTCGAAATCCGAAAGCTAAGGTCTTGGTGGAAATCTTCAAACAGTATGAACTCTCGGAGGAGATGCACAGGCAATTCCGGGATGCCGCAAAAGAAGAAGGATTGTTTTTTTTTTCGACCCCTTTGGACGAAAAGAGCGTGGATCTACTCGTTTCTTTGGGAGTCGGGGCCCTAAAGATCGCGAGCGGAGACGTCGTAAACAAAGGTCTGCTTGAAAAATGCGCCTCCACGAGGCTTCCCATCTTCCTCTCTACGGGTGCGGCGGAAGCGTTCGAAGTGGTTCGCGCCTTGGAATTCTTGGAATCTCTCGGAGTGAAGGATCTTTTGCTCTTCCATTGCGTCTCTCTGTACCCGACTCCTCCGGAAAAAGCGAACTTGAGAACCATCACTCATTACAGACATTCCTTTTCCGGACCCTTGGGTTTTTCCGACCATACGGCGGGAACGCTTGCCGGAGCCATGGCTGTCGCCTTGGGAGCGACCGCATTAGAAAAACATTTTACACTAGATAAAAATCTTCCCGGACCCGATCATGGAATCTCTTCGGATCCTACCGAATTTTCCTCCTATGTGGAACAAGCCTCGCTCGCCTACTCCATGCGGGGAGAAAGAAGAAAAATCGTACAACCGGAGGAAGCAGCCGGACGCTTTTTCGGCCGAAGATCCTTGTATCTCGGAAACGAGGGAAGCCCCATCGCGCTCAGACCCGATCTCAGCCTGGAAGATCCCAGCTATTTGGATTCTTGGAAAGTCGCCGAAGCGAAAGTCCTATTAGAAAAAGGAAAAAGCATGCAACCCGGAGAAGCATTCCGTTCCAAAGCATGAGATTCGGATTCTTTCTCTTCCTATCGATCGCCGTTACTTTCTCCGTCCTGTCCGCGCCCAAAACGTACGGATCCTTGGGTTCGGAAGTGGATTACTTGGATTTCGGAAAATTGACGGTCGCACCGTTTTCCTATTCCGTATCTTCCTCCTTCGACGAAGAATACGGCGCCTTCAATCTTTTCGATTCCAATCCCCAAACGCATTGGTATTCCGCGTCCGGCACGAAGCCCGATTGGATTATCGTGGATTTCGGCACCAAACGCCTGATCAACGGAATCGAACTGGTGGTTCCCGTCTTTCGGGGAAAAAGATCCGTGTCCGAATACGAGGTTCAGATCTTGTACCAGGAATCCTGGAAGACGATCCTGAAAAACGATCGAGTGGAGCTGAACAATTTCCATCGAATTCCGCCGATGGACGCTTCCGTACTGCGGATCTTCTTTCCGAAGAACGAGGATAAAAGCGCGGTAGTCAGCGAATTCAGGATTTTGTTAAATGACATCTGTTTGAATTCCGTTCCCAAGCGGATCACAGGCTATCTCTATCCGGTAGTCGGAGGAGTCCTACCTCAAAAAGATTTTCAACTCCCCGGCGCTCCACGAGAGTACAGAAACGGCGTGCACAAAGGGTTGGATATCTATTACAAAAAGGAAAAAGACGGCACTGTTCGGAATCTCAAGTTCTCGGACCCTCTCGTTAGCCCCGCGGACGGAACGATCGTAAGAGCGGACGTGGAATATTCCCCCATGACTCTATCCGAATACCAATATCACAGTTCTCAGGCCCAGAAAAACGGAGTGACTTATGTGGAAAAGGATTTCGGTGGAAGACAAATCTGGATCGATCATGGAAACGGAGTAATGACTTCCTTCAATCACCTTTCCTCGATAAAAGCGGAATTAAGGGAGGGCTCGAGAGTCAAAGCGGGAGAAACGATCGGTACCGCCGGCAATTCGGGACTGATAGGCGAAGCCAAAGGCACGGATGAAAACATACACCTGCATTTCGAGATCTGGGTGGATGGGGAATATTTGGGAGCCGGAATTTCCGGAGCTCAAATGAGGAAATTGCTCCAATTCTTCTTTTCCGGATCCGGACTTCTTTACTGATCGAGCTCTAAACCGAGCGTCGTCTTCTGCGTAAAAATTCGGATTCTATTACCGGACCATTATTAATGGTTTTCTTATACAAGAAATTCCGAAGATGTGCCGTATCCTCATCGGAAAGACGCCAATCTTCCGAAACGGAGCGGATTCGAGGTAGAAGACCAGATAGGACGATCGCTACCGTCACCGAAAGATTGTAGCTTTCGGTGAATCCGTACATGGGCAGTTTCAGATGTAGG from Leptospira fletcheri includes:
- a CDS encoding M23 family metallopeptidase; translation: MRFGFFLFLSIAVTFSVLSAPKTYGSLGSEVDYLDFGKLTVAPFSYSVSSSFDEEYGAFNLFDSNPQTHWYSASGTKPDWIIVDFGTKRLINGIELVVPVFRGKRSVSEYEVQILYQESWKTILKNDRVELNNFHRIPPMDASVLRIFFPKNEDKSAVVSEFRILLNDICLNSVPKRITGYLYPVVGGVLPQKDFQLPGAPREYRNGVHKGLDIYYKKEKDGTVRNLKFSDPLVSPADGTIVRADVEYSPMTLSEYQYHSSQAQKNGVTYVEKDFGGRQIWIDHGNGVMTSFNHLSSIKAELREGSRVKAGETIGTAGNSGLIGEAKGTDENIHLHFEIWVDGEYLGAGISGAQMRKLLQFFFSGSGLLY
- a CDS encoding N-acetylneuraminate synthase family protein, whose product is MTFSKSFSLNSTTELSPDSPPFIVAEIGLNHNGDLEIGKKTIRAAKKAGANAVKFQTYRTEDFIDLRNPKAKVLVEIFKQYELSEEMHRQFRDAAKEEGLFFFSTPLDEKSVDLLVSLGVGALKIASGDVVNKGLLEKCASTRLPIFLSTGAAEAFEVVRALEFLESLGVKDLLLFHCVSLYPTPPEKANLRTITHYRHSFSGPLGFSDHTAGTLAGAMAVALGATALEKHFTLDKNLPGPDHGISSDPTEFSSYVEQASLAYSMRGERRKIVQPEEAAGRFFGRRSLYLGNEGSPIALRPDLSLEDPSYLDSWKVAEAKVLLEKGKSMQPGEAFRSKA